From the genome of Pseudomonas putida:
TACCAACGCTACCACCGCGACAGCTACCGCGAGCAAGGTGGCGACGCGGCATTGGCGGTAGATGCCGATACCCAGGACAACTTCAGCAGCACCTTCGGCATGCGCCTGGCCCACCTCGGGCAACTGGACAACGGCATGAGTCTCACACCGCGGGCGTCCCTGGGCTGGCGACATGTGTATGGCAGCGTCGATGCCCGCACGCGCCAGGCCTTCCTGGCCGGCGGCGACGCCTTCAGTGTCGAAGGCAGCGCGCTCGACCGCGACAGCCTGCTGGTCGAGGCCGGGCTGGACCTGGGGTTGAGTGCACGGCAGAGCGTCGGGCTCGGGTACAGCGGCGAGCTGGGGAGCAATAGCCGCAACCATGCCATTGTCGGGCAGTGGCAATTGAAGTTCTGAGCCTTCGCGGGTTGTACCGGCCCCTTCGCGGCGGTTCGGCGCCCCGACAAGCCCGCACAGGTTCACCACAGGCTTAGGGCTTGAGGTGGGCCTGTGGCCGGTCTTGCTTTTACTGCGCTACGGGCATAGCGTGCTGGGGTTTCCAGTCCGCGCCCAGGAGCAACACCATGTACACCGGCATCGTCCAGGCCGTCCGCCCCCTCCTCGATGTGACCCGCTACCCAGGCCACAACCAGTTCACCATCGACCTCACCCCCGAGCTGCTCGAGGAGCTGAAGATCGGCGCCAGCGTGAGTGTCGAGGGCACCTGCCTGTCGGTCACCGAGATCGACGGCAGCCAGGTTCGTTTCGATGCCATGACCGCTACCCTGGAACGCACCAACCTGCGCTTTCTCAACGCAGGCGTGGGCGTCAACATCGAGCGCTCGGCGAAGATGAACGCCGAAGTCGGCGGGCACCTGATGGCTGGCCATATCGCTTGCACTGCCGAAGTCGTCGAGCTGTCGATCAAGGACACCGGCGCGTTCATCACGTTCCGCATGCCCCCGGAATGGGCCAAGTACGTCTTCGCGCGGGGCTTTCTCGGCGTCAACGGCTGCAGCTTGACCGTGGCCGATGTCGAGGACGGCGTGGTGACCATCAACCTGATCCCGGAAACCCTGCGCCAGACCACCTTCGCCCGCTACCAGGCCGGTGACCTCCTCAACATCGAGGTGGACCACCAGACCATGGTCCTGGTGGATGTGGTCGAGCGCACCATCAAAGGCACCTTGGCCCGCGAAAACCTGCTGCGCTGAGGCCTGCCCATGCTGCCCAACGCCCTTCCCGCCCGCAACGCCAGGCGTCTGCGCCTGCAGATCCTGCGCGGGCGCGTCGGCCTCGGGCTGGTCGCCGGCCTGTCGGTACTTGCAGGCATGACCGACGCCATCGGCCTGTTGGCGCTGGGCGATTTCGTGTCGTTCATGAGCGGCAATACCACACGCCTGGCGGTGGCCATCAGCGAGGCGGACCTTGCCATGGTGCTGCGCCTGAGTGGCGCAGTGCTGGGTTTCGTCGCCGGCAATGCCTTGGGGGTGCTGCTGGCGCGAGGCTTCCGGCGCCGGGCCTGGCCGGTATTGCTGGTGGTGGCGGCGTTGCTCGCATTCGCTGCGGCTTGGCCCTTTGCGGCGAGTTTTCCGGCATTGCTGGCGGCAACCCTGGCCATGGGCATGATCAATGCCGTGGTCGAACAAGTGAACGGCCTGCCCATCGGCCTGACCTACG
Proteins encoded in this window:
- a CDS encoding riboflavin synthase subunit alpha — protein: MYTGIVQAVRPLLDVTRYPGHNQFTIDLTPELLEELKIGASVSVEGTCLSVTEIDGSQVRFDAMTATLERTNLRFLNAGVGVNIERSAKMNAEVGGHLMAGHIACTAEVVELSIKDTGAFITFRMPPEWAKYVFARGFLGVNGCSLTVADVEDGVVTINLIPETLRQTTFARYQAGDLLNIEVDHQTMVLVDVVERTIKGTLARENLLR
- a CDS encoding YoaK family protein, translating into MLPNALPARNARRLRLQILRGRVGLGLVAGLSVLAGMTDAIGLLALGDFVSFMSGNTTRLAVAISEADLAMVLRLSGAVLGFVAGNALGVLLARGFRRRAWPVLLVVAALLAFAAAWPFAASFPALLAATLAMGMINAVVEQVNGLPIGLTYVTGALSRFGRGLGRWLLGERRSGWRVQLVPWAGMLLGAALGAWLQHHLGLQALAGSCALACLLALVSRFIPRNWQRGYMPR